Genomic DNA from Chloroflexi bacterium ADurb.Bin180:
CGGCACCACCCGTGACACTTTGCTGGTACGTATGACCGAAGAAGACTGGGATCTCGTTCTCGACACCGACCTCAAAAGCGCCTTCAATTGTACCAAGGCTGCACAGAGACCAATGATCAAGCAGCGTTATGGGCGCATCGTCAACATCAGTTCCGTGGCCGGAATTGCCGGCAACGCCGGCCAGGCCAACTACACTGCCGCCAAGGCGGGCCTCATTGGGTTCACCAAAGCTGTGGCCAAAGAGGTCGGCTCCCGCAATATCACGGTGAATGCCATAGCCCCGGGCTACATTCCCACGGACCTCAGCTCGAGCATCCCACCCGAATTGATTGCCAAGGGTATGGATATGACGCCCCTGGGCCACCCGGGCACTACTGAGGATATCGCCAACGCGGTCGCGTTTCTGGTTTCTGACGACGCCAGCTATATCACCGGCCAGGTCCTGGCCGTTGATGGCGGCCTGACGATGTAAGTCGGACCAACTAGGAGGAATGACATGGCGGAACGAAAACTCGGTACCGTCGCCATTTCACCGGCGGTACTCTCTACCATCGCCCGTATGACCGCATTGTCTGTGCCAGGCGTGGTCAGGATGAGCCCCATCGGGGTCGACCGTTTGTTGAGCCCTCGTCGCGCCGACGGGGTCAAGGTTCAGCTAGTCGACGAGACCGTGGTCCTCGATCTCTACCTTGTCGCAGCCACTGACACGAACCTGCTGCAGCTCAGCCGGGAGATACAATCCAAGGTCACCCGTGCGATCCACGACATCGTCGGTATGCCCGTACAAGAGGTCAACGTACACATTCTGGACGTTGCGGATCCTCCGTCTCTACATGCTGACCCTGCGGCGGAGGACTCGCAGAACTAGGACGCTAGCCCGTGAAGATCAGGCGTCAGGCGCGAATTCTCGCCCTGCAAGCACTTTTCGAAGTTGATAGCGTGAATCACCCGGTAGAGGCAGTCCTGGCACAGCGGTTGGAGGACAAACCCCTCCCGCCCGACGGCGAGGTTTTCGCCAGGGCGCTGGTGCTGGGCGTACTCGAGCACCAGTCGGAGCTGGACAAACTCATTGCTGCCATTGCCTCCGACTGGCCGTTGGAGCAGATGGCCATCATCGACCGCAACATCCTGCGCATGGCCATCCACGAAATCACCCTCGATGAGCAGACTCCGACCAAAGTGGCCATCAATGAGGCTGTGGAGCTGGCTAAACTCTTCGGGAGTGAAAGCTCGCGCCGCTTTGTCAACGGGGTTCTGGGCACGCTTGTTTCGCAGCAGAGTCAGCCGGCTCGCTCCAAACCGCGCAGTGCCTCGCGCCGGAAAGCCCAGAACGACTCACCAAGCAAGGAAAGCACGTAATGGCCAACCAAGGGCAAATGTCAATCATGGAGCACCTGGACGAACTCAGATCCAGGCTGCTCAAGAGCATTATCGCCTTAGCGATTACCACTTCTCTGTCTTTCGCCGTTACTGAAAAGCTGATGGCATACCTCATCGCCCCGGCAGGGATCAAGCCGGTCTTTTTGCGACCGACAGAGATGTTCGTCACCTACTTCAAGGTGGCCCTGATGGCCGGCGCAGTCCTGGCGATGCCATTTCTGGTGTACCAGTTGGTTCAGTACATTTGGCCCGGCTTGCAGAAGAGCGAACGCAGGTACGTTGGGATTGTTGTGCCGGGAGCCACGGTGTCTTTTGTCGCCGGCGTAGCTTTTACCTACTACATCGCTTTGCCCTTTGCCTTGCGCTACCTCGTGTCTTTCGGTGGTAACCTGGTCGAGGCACAGTGGGCCATTGGCGAGTACATTTCGTTCGTCACCAGCCTGCTGTTCTGGTCGGGCGTGGTGTTTGAAACGCCGCTGCTGATGTTCTTCCTGGCCCGCCTGGGCGTCGTGACACCCAAGTTCCTGAGCAGCAATCGCCGCTACGCCATCATTATCATCGCCGTTGTGGCAGCAGTAGTCACGCCAACTCCTGACCCCTTCAATATGGGCGTCGTGATGGTGCCGCTGCTGGCGATGTACGAAATCGGCATCATCCTGGCCAAGATCGCCTACCGCGAGCGCCAGCAAAAAGCCCGCGTCAAAGCTGGGGCAGACGGACAGCAGCCGTGACGGTCCTCCGCAGCTATGACGAAATGCTACAGGCAGCAGCGCAGGCGGGACCGGTCCCGGTTGTGATCGCCGCAGCCCACGAGCACGAGGTACTCCTTGCCGCCAGTGAGGCCCAGTCTCGCGGCATCGTGCGCGCTACGCTCGTGGGAGACAAGTCAGCCATCCAGCGAATGGCCCGCGAGCACCGTCTGGATCTCGCTGGCATGCCCATTGTCGACGAGCCGGACCACCGCGCTGCGGCCAACAGGGCAATGGAGATCGTGGCCTCTGGCGAGGCCAGGGTCGCCGTGAAGGGACAGGTGCAGACGCCGGTTTTCCTGCACGCCGCACTGCGGCGTGAGGCCGGGCTGCGCACGGAGCGACTCGTCACCCACGTCGGCGTCTTTGAGGTTCCAGGGTTCGACCGGCTGCTGTTCATCACCGATGGCGGCGTGGTGCTCTTTCCCACCCTGGAGCAGAAAGTAGAGATCGTAAGCAACGCCATCGCCGTTGCGCGCGGTCTGGGCGTGTCCACGCCCCGCGTGGCGCTGCTGGCAGCGGCCGATGAGGTGCTCGACGAGCTTCCGGTGACCGTCGAAATCGCGACCATCGTAGCGCTGCAGGAACGGTGGCAGGCCGAAGGAGCCATCGTCGGCGGCCCGTTTCTTCTGGACACGGCTGTCTCGCCCGATATTGCCAGGGCGAGGCAAAGGGGGGGACGAGTAGCTGGCCAGGCCGAGGTTCTCGTCGGCCCCGATGTCCAGTCCGTGAACACCATGGCCAAAGGCATCACCTACTTTGCCGGCGGCCGAATGGCCGGGCTCGTGGTGGGAGCCAGGGTCCCACTGGTAGTCGGCTCGCGTGCCGACCCGCCCCGTACCAGGTTGGTCTGCATCGCGGCCGGGGCGCTGCTCGCTGCGCGGACCCTTGCGTCCTGAGCGAACAGCGCATACAATCTAGTAAGGCATAGACGACATCAACGAGGAGAACAGTCAATGACCAGGACACGTGTCATCATCATGGGCGCCGCGGGCAGGGATTTCCACAACTTTAACCTGTGCTTTCGCGGCAACGCGGCCTACGACGTAGTTGCCTTCACGGCAACCCAGATCCCCAACATCGAGGGCCGCACTTATCCCCCCGAGCTGGCTGGCCAGCTCTATCCAGCAGGGATCCCCATCTACCCCGAAAGCGACCTCGTCGACCTGATCCGCAAACACAACGCCGACCAGGTCGTCTTTGCCTACAGTGACGTGCCGCACGAATCCGTCATGCACAAAGCATCGCTGGTCCTTGCCACCGGAGCCGATTTCCGGCTGATGGGCGCCCGTGATACCATGCTCAAGTCTTCCGCGCCCGTCGTGTCGGTGTGTGCGGTGCGCACTGGCAGCGGCAAGAGCCAGACCACGCGTCGCATCTCGGACATCCTCCGACAGATGGACAAGCGCCTGGTAGCTGTCCGCCATCCTATGCCCTATGGCAACCTGGTGAAACAGGCCTGCCAGCGCTTTGCCACCTACGAAGACCTCGACCGCCACGAGTGCACCATCGAGGAGCGTGAGGAATACGAGCCGCACCTCGACCGTGGCACGATTGTCTATGCTGGCGTCGATTATGAGTTGATCCTGCGCAGCGCAGAGAAGGAAGCCGACGTCGTCCTCTGGGACGGCGGCAACAACGATCTGCCGTTCTTCAAGCCCGACCTGCACATCGTTGTCGCCGATCCGCACCGCGCCGGCCACGAGCTGCGCTACCACCCCGGTGAGGCCAATCTGCGCATGGCCGATGTCGTCGTCATCAACAAGATAGACACGTCCGAGCCAGAAAAGATCGAGCTGGTGCGCGCCAACATCAGGGCCATCAACTCGAAGGCCATCGTCATCGACGCGGCCTCGCCTATCTTTGTGGACGATCCCCAGGCCATCCGCGGCGCCAAGGTACTCGTCGTCGAGGACGGCCCAACCCTGACCCACGGCGAAATGACCTACGGTGCGGGAATCGTCGCCGCGCGCCGTTACGGTGCGGCAGAAATCATCGACCCGCGCCCGTACGCGGTGCGCTCCATCGCCGCCACATTCCAGAAGTACCCGGGTACCGGAACTCTGCTTCCGGCTATGGGTTACGGGCCCCAGCAGGTTCAGGACCTGGAAGACACCATCAACGCCACTCCCTGTGATCTGGTCATCATTGCCACACCCATCGACCTGCGGCGTGTGCTCAAGATCAATCGACCCACACAGCGCGTCAGGTACGAGCTGCAGGAGATCGGCCAACCCACTCTGCAGGAGGTACTGAGCAAGGCCATCTCCTAGGCCTACCACACGCGGTGCCGCAGGACCCCATGCAAGGAGGCAACTATGGAGGTTCTGGCGCAAGGCAACGGCGAGCTGATCGGCTGGCACGATCCCGACGAGAACCGCGAATGGGTCCGCGAGAACAAGTCGCGAGAGCTCAAGGACAAACGGCTGTCCATGGCCGAGGCCGTGGACAAATACGTGCCCGATGGCGCCTTTCTGGCCTCGGGCGGATTCGGCCATGTGCGCGTCTCCATGGCCGCCATCTATGAGCTCATCCGACAACGGCGCAGGCACCTGACCCTCGCTGGCAAGACCGCGGTTCACGATGCCGACATCCTGATTGCCTCTGGCGTCGTGGACCGTGTCGAAGTGGCCTATATGTTTGGCCACGAGTTGCGTGGCCTCTCCCCCGCTTCGCGGCGCGCTGTCGAGACCGGTCAGTGCCAGGTGATAGGTGAGATCAGCAACGCCGCGTACCAGTGGCGTTTCCTCGCCGCCGCGATGGGCCTCCCCTTTATGCCCACGCGCAACATGCTGGGCACCGACACGCTCAAGCACAGCTCGGCCAAAGTCGTGCA
This window encodes:
- the pta_2 gene encoding Phosphate acetyltransferase, which gives rise to MTVLRSYDEMLQAAAQAGPVPVVIAAAHEHEVLLAASEAQSRGIVRATLVGDKSAIQRMAREHRLDLAGMPIVDEPDHRAAANRAMEIVASGEARVAVKGQVQTPVFLHAALRREAGLRTERLVTHVGVFEVPGFDRLLFITDGGVVLFPTLEQKVEIVSNAIAVARGLGVSTPRVALLAAADEVLDELPVTVEIATIVALQERWQAEGAIVGGPFLLDTAVSPDIARARQRGGRVAGQAEVLVGPDVQSVNTMAKGITYFAGGRMAGLVVGARVPLVVGSRADPPRTRLVCIAAGALLAARTLAS
- a CDS encoding hypothetical protein (N utilization substance protein B homolog); translated protein: MKIRRQARILALQALFEVDSVNHPVEAVLAQRLEDKPLPPDGEVFARALVLGVLEHQSELDKLIAAIASDWPLEQMAIIDRNILRMAIHEITLDEQTPTKVAINEAVELAKLFGSESSRRFVNGVLGTLVSQQSQPARSKPRSASRRKAQNDSPSKEST
- the fabG gene encoding 3-oxoacyl-(acyl-carrier-protein) reductase FabG — protein: MSKLEGQVAVVTGASRGIGRAIAIKLASMGARVVVNYRSNQAAAEQVLDLIRQQGGQAIAVQADVSVFADAQRLIQTALDQWGKVDILVNNAGTTRDTLLVRMTEEDWDLVLDTDLKSAFNCTKAAQRPMIKQRYGRIVNISSVAGIAGNAGQANYTAAKAGLIGFTKAVAKEVGSRNITVNAIAPGYIPTDLSSSIPPELIAKGMDMTPLGHPGTTEDIANAVAFLVSDDASYITGQVLAVDGGLTM
- the cpgS gene encoding Cyclic 2,3-diphosphoglycerate synthetase: MTRTRVIIMGAAGRDFHNFNLCFRGNAAYDVVAFTATQIPNIEGRTYPPELAGQLYPAGIPIYPESDLVDLIRKHNADQVVFAYSDVPHESVMHKASLVLATGADFRLMGARDTMLKSSAPVVSVCAVRTGSGKSQTTRRISDILRQMDKRLVAVRHPMPYGNLVKQACQRFATYEDLDRHECTIEEREEYEPHLDRGTIVYAGVDYELILRSAEKEADVVLWDGGNNDLPFFKPDLHIVVADPHRAGHELRYHPGEANLRMADVVVINKIDTSEPEKIELVRANIRAINSKAIVIDAASPIFVDDPQAIRGAKVLVVEDGPTLTHGEMTYGAGIVAARRYGAAEIIDPRPYAVRSIAATFQKYPGTGTLLPAMGYGPQQVQDLEDTINATPCDLVIIATPIDLRRVLKINRPTQRVRYELQEIGQPTLQEVLSKAIS
- the tatC2 gene encoding Sec-independent protein translocase protein TatCy, producing MANQGQMSIMEHLDELRSRLLKSIIALAITTSLSFAVTEKLMAYLIAPAGIKPVFLRPTEMFVTYFKVALMAGAVLAMPFLVYQLVQYIWPGLQKSERRYVGIVVPGATVSFVAGVAFTYYIALPFALRYLVSFGGNLVEAQWAIGEYISFVTSLLFWSGVVFETPLLMFFLARLGVVTPKFLSSNRRYAIIIIAVVAAVVTPTPDPFNMGVVMVPLLAMYEIGIILAKIAYRERQQKARVKAGADGQQP